Part of the Aquabacterium sp. NJ1 genome, AGCCACGGTCAGGCCCAGACGCACGCGGCGCTCGGCTTGGGGCTTGAACATTTCGGCGGGGATCGGGGCCTTGTCGGCGTCCTTGATGCCACGTGCCTTCAGGTCTTCGCGGGCGCCTTCCACCAGGCGGTCGGACTCGGCTGCCACCAGCGACTGGGGCAGATCGAAATCGACCAGCTTCAGCAGGGCTTCCATCACGGCAGCCTTGTTACGGGCAGCCACGCGGAACTTGACTTCACGCTCGAGGTTGCGCTTGATGTCGGCGCGCAGGGCGTCGAGCGAACCATCGGCCAGGCCCAGGCCCTTGATGAACTCTTCGTTCAGCTCGGGCAGGTTCTGGGCTTCCACCTTCTTGACCGTCACCAGGAAGTCGGCTTCCTTGCCGGCCACGTCCTTGCCGTGGTAGTCATCAGGGAACTTCAGGGGGAAGGTCTTGGAGTCGCCCGCCTTCATGCCGCGCACGGCCTTCTCGAAAGCTTCGAGCATCTGGCCTTCGCCCACGAGGAACTGGAAGCCTTCAGCCTTGCCGCCTTCGAAAGGCACGCCGTCGATCTTGCCTTCGAAGTCGATGGTCACGCGGTCGCCATCGGCAGCGGCTTCAGCAGCCGGGCGCTGGGCGAACGTGCGACGCTGCTTGCGCAGGATCTCGATGGTGCGGTCAATCGCTGCGTCGTTGACTTCAGCGGTCACGCGCTCGACTTCAACCGAGGCCACGTCACCGATCTTCACTTCGGGGTAGACCTCGAAAGTGGCGTCGAACTGCAGCTGGCCTTCAACCGGGCCGCCTTCTTTTTCGGAGATGCGGGGCTGGCCGGCCACGCGCAGTTGCGCTTCTTGAGCGGCCTGGGCGAAAGCCTCACCCAGCTTGTCGTTGACCACTTCGTATTGCACGGAGTAGCCATAGCGCTGGGCCACGACATTCATCGGCACCTTGCCGGGACGGAAGCCGTCTGCCTTGACAGTGCGGGCCAGCTTTTTCAGGCGGGCATCGACTTCAGATTGCAGAACGTCAGCTGCCAGGGACAGCGTGATGCGGCGCTCCAGCTTGTCGAGGGTCTCCACGTTGATCGCCATGATGTGATCTCTCAGTAAATAAGAATTGAGTCTGGTGCGCGGGGGGGGACTCGAACCCCCACACCATTGCTGGCGTCAGGACCTAAACCTGGTGCGTCTACCAATTTCGCCACCCGCGCATTGACTTTGAAAAGTCCGGCCGCCGGTCGTGCCTGCGAAGCGGCTCACGAAGTGAAACGGTCTCACGCAGGCCCACCCGGCACCCGGACAGGCTAATTTGGTCTGAACCGCCGATTCTAACGCGGCTCAGCCCCTGTTTTGACGGCCTCAGGCCGTTGTCGACTGGTGGCGAACCCTGAACCAGGCCGCGTACATGGCTGGCAAGGCCAGCAGGGTCAGCAAGGTGGCCACGATCAGGCCGCCCATGATGGCCACCGCCATCGGGCCCCAGAAGGCGCTGCGGGTCAGCGGGATCATGGCCAGCACGGCCGCGGCCGCAGTCAGCACGATCGGGCGGAAACGGCGCACGGCCGCCCCGACGATGGCATCCCAGGCTGGCACACCCCGGGCGCGGTCCTGCTCGATCTGGTCGATCAGGATCACCGAGTTGCGCATGATCATGCCCATCAGGGCGATCACACCCAGCATGGCCACGAAACCGAACGGCCTGTCCGAGGCCAGCAAGGCCATGGCCACACCGGCAATGCCCATCGGCCCGGTCAGGAAAACCAGCAGCGCACGCGAGAAGCTCTGCAACTGCAGCATCAACAGCGTGAAGATGATGAACAGCATGGCCGGCACATTGGCAAAGATCGAGCCCTGGCCCTTGGTGCTTTCTTCTGCCGTACCCGCCAGTTGCACGTGGTAGCCCTCGGGCATCTTGGCTTCCAGCTCCTTCATCTTGGGCCACAGGGCCTGGCTCACGGTCGGGCCCTGGATGCCGTCGCGCACATCACCCTGCACGGTGATGGCGAAGTGGCGGCCATCGCGCCAGAGTACGCCGGGCTCCCACACCAGCTTGGGCTTGGCCACTTGCAGCACCGGCACCATCTTGCCCGACGCTGTCGGCACGTAGGCGTTGTCCAAGGCGCTCAGGGTCTGGCGCTCGGATTGCGGCGAGCGCAAGGCAATGTCGATGAGGCGGTCGCCTTCGCGGTACTGGCCCACGGTCGTGCCGGAGGTCAGCACCTGGCTGGCCTGGGCGATGGACTGCGTGGTCACGCCCAGGGCGCGCGCCTTGTCCTGGTCCACACTCAGTCGGATGGATTTGACGGACTCGTTCCAGTTGTCGTTGACGCCGCGCATGTCAGGGTGCGCACGCATCATCGTCTTGGCTTCTTCCGCCCAGTGGCGCAAGGTCGTCACGTCATCCCCCACGATGCGGAATTGCACCGGGTAAGGCACGGGCGGCCCGTTGGGCAACAGCTTCACACGCGTGCGCACCTCGGGGAACTCGGTGGCCAGGATGGTGGGCAGCTTGTGCCGGATCTGCTCGCGCATGGCCGCGTCCTGCGGCAACACCACGATCTGGCTGACGTTGCTCTGCGGGAAGATCTGGTCCATGGGCAGGTAGAAGCGTGGCAGGCCCGAGCCAATCCATGAGCTCACGGTCTTGACGCCCGGCTCCTTCATCATGCGCGCCTCGAAGCGCCGCGCCACGTCCTCGGTCGAGTCAAAGCTGGAGCCTTCCGGCAGCCACAGGTCCACGATGATCTCGGGGCGGCTGGAATCCGGGAAGAACTGCTGCTGCACCTTGCCCATGCCGACGAAACCGAGGAACAAGGCCCCCAGGGTGATGGCGATGGTGATCCAGCGGTGCGCCACGCACCAGTTCACCAGCGCCTTGAAGCGCGAGTAGAACGGTGTGTCATACAGATCAGCCAGCTCGCCCTCGCCCGCCTGAATCTTCGGGCGAGTGCGCAGCAACCATTGGCCCAGGTAGGGCACGAAGTAGACCGACACCACCCAGGAGATCAGCAGCGCCGCGGCGGTCACCGCAAAGATGGCGAAGGTGTACTCGCCCACGGCCGAGTTGGCCATGCCGATGGGCAGGAAGCCGGCCGCCGTGATCAAGGTGCCCGTCAGCATGGGCATGGCCGTGATGTCGTAGGCGGCGGTGGCCGCGCGCATCTTGTCGTAGCCCTCTTCCAGCTTGTGCACCATCATCTCGACGGCGATGATGGCGTCGTCCACCAGCAGGCCCAGCGCGATGATGAGCGCACCCAACGAGATCTTGTGCAGGCCCACGCCCCACAGGTCCATGACCAGGAAGGTCACGGCCAGCACCAGGGGGATGGTGATGCCCACCACCAGGCCCGGCCAGACATCCAGGCGCAGCGGCTTGGTGTGCAAGCCCAGGCTCAGGAAACTCACCGCGAGCACCACCACCACGGCCTCGACCAGGGCGTGCACGAACTCACCCACGGAGTTGGACACCGCCTGCGGCTGGTTCTGGATCTGATCCAGCTCGATGCCCACAGGCAGGCTGGCCTTGATACGCTCTGTCGCAGCCGACAGGTTCTTGCCCAGCTCGATGATGTCCCCGCCCTTGGCCATCGAGATGCCCAATGCGACCACCTGCTTGCCCTGGTGGCGAACCTTGGTGACAGGCGGATCTTCATACCCGCGGCGCACGGTGGCGATGTCGCCCAGGCGGAAGGTGCGGGCCTGCCCGGTGGCCGGGTTGAGCACACGCAAAGGCATCTGCTTCAACTGCTCGACGTTCTGGAAGGCGCCGTTCACGCGCATCTGCACATTGGTACGGTCGCCGTTGTAGACGCCCGCGCCCTCGACGCCGTTCTGCGCATTGAGTTGCTGGATCACCTGTTGCAGATCCAGCCCCAACTGGGCCAGCTTGAACTGCGGGATCTCCAGGAAGATCTTCTCGGCTTGCACGCCGAACAGTTCCACCTTGGCCACGCCCGGCACACGCAACAAATCAGAACGGGCGCGGTCTGCAAACTGACGCAACTCTTCTTGCGAGAAGCCATCGGCAGACAAGGCGTAGATGGAGCCGTAGACGTCACCGAACTCGTCGTTGTAGAACGGGCCGATCACGCCTTGCGGCAAGGTGTAGCGCATGTCGCCCACCTTCTTGCGCACCTGGTACCAGAGGTTGGGAATTTCCTTGGGCGGTGACGAATCCTTGACCATGAAGAGCGTGAAGGACTCGCCCGGCTTGGTGTAGGACTGGATCTTGTCGGCGTAAGGCACCTCCTGCAGCGTGCGCTCGATCTTGTCTGTCACCTGCTCGGCCATCTGCTGCGCGGTGGTGCCCGGCCAGTAGGCGCGCACGACCATGATGCGAAACGCAAAGGGCGGATCTTCGTCCTGCCCCAGCTGGAAGTAGGCGGCCAGGCCCAGCAGCATCAGCACCACCATCAGGTAGCGCGTCAGCGCGGGGTGCTCCAGCGCCCAGCGGGAAATATTGAAACGCTGACCTTGCGGCCAGGCGCCCTGCGCCTCGTTCGAGGAATCTGGCTTGTGACTCAAGACTCGCTCCTCGCCGATCAGGGCTTGACCGCCGATGCGGCCGTTGCACCGTTGCCATCAGCCGGCGCGGTGGCGGGCTGATAACGGTGCACCTTCTGACCAGGGTTGAGCGCGTGCACGCCCGCCGTCACGATTTCCTGACCGGGGGCGAGGCCCTTGGCGATGAGGATCACGTTGCCGGTGACATCGCCCGTCACCACGGGCGTTGGCTTGACGGTCATGGACTGGGCATCCAGCACCCAGACGATGGACTTGCCATCGCGCTCAGCCAGGGCATACAGGGGGATGCGCACACCGCCGGCAACACGCACCGGTGTGTTGAACGCCACGCTGGCTGATTGCCCCAGTTCGAACCCGGCCTTGCCCACATCAGCCTTGGCCAGGAAAGTGCGGGTGGCAGGATCAGCGGCGGCCGCCACCTCACGCACCGTGGCAGGCACCCAATCATTGCTGCCCCAGCGGCGCACCTTGATGGCGTCCTTCTTGCCGACCAGGCCTCGCACCGCCTGCCCCAGATCTTCAGGCACGGCAAACACGGCGTCCCGGGGGCCGTCGTGGGCCAGCGTCAGCACCGGCATCCCGGCATTCACCACCTGGCCGGGCTCCATGTCCACCGACGTGATCACGCCTGCGGCGTCCGCCACCAGCGCGGCGTAACTGGTCTGGTTGCTTTGCACCCCGGCCTGGGCGCGCGCCTGGCGCAGGCTGGCCTCGGCCGTCGTGGCCATGGTGTTGTGGCGCTCCAGTTCGGCTTCGCTGATGAATCCCTGGGCCTTCAGTTCCTTGAAGCGCTTGAGATCGGCTGCGGCCTGCGTGGCATTGGCCTCCGCGGCGGCCAGGCCAGCGCGGGCTGCGTCCTGCTGCAAACGCAGGTCCTGCGGGTCGAGTTGCCCCAATACCTGCCCCGCACGCACGGCCTGCCCCAACTCGACCAGGCGGCGAGCCACCTTGCCCGGCACGCGGAAACCCAGGCGCGACTCGGTACGCGCGCGGATATCCGCAGAGAATTCGCGCTCCAGCACGCCGCCCGTTTCCGACACCATCAGTGTGCGCACGGCTCGCTCGGGTGTGGGCGCAGGCGGCTCCTTGCTGCAGCCCCCAAGGGCCAGAACCAGAGCAGTCGAGAGCAAGACGAGGCCCGTCGGGACGCGGTGCGCATTCAATTTCATATGGTGATCGGATTGGAGCAGAGGGGGATGCGCGGCGAATCAACAACAAGAAGACGACGGACATCGCACGACGCCAGAGTAACTGACTCGCGGGTCAGTAATGTAGGCAATGATTTCTGGGTCTGTCAATTCAGCTATTGAGACAATACGGATTGCGTCTTGCCATTTGTCATGAATTCATCCTCCCCACTCCCCTCTTCTGACGTTTTTCCGCATCCAGGCAGCAGCCTCTACTACGCGCTCGCCACGGCACCTGCCGGACGAAGCGCTGCCTTGCGTCTATGGCTGCAATGGTGGCATGAGACCGCCCAGATTCCATTCAAGATCCATGATCCCGGCGTGGCAGAAACGAAACTGCGCTGGTGGCTGCAGGAGTTGCAGGACGCCGCCAAGGGGCAGGCACATCACCCCCTGCTCAAGGGCCTGCTGTCCGCACCGGCCAGCAAGGATGCGGGGGCGTTGCCGGACTGGCCTTTATGGGCCAGCCAGATCGAAGGCTTGCTGACCCTGGTCCACCAGACACGCTGGCTGGATGACGCCAGCCTGCAGCGCCATGCGCAGCAGACCACGGGGGCCGCCTGCGAAGGTGCCGCCTGCCTGCTGGGGGCATCAAGCGAGGCGGCCAAACAGGCTGCAAGCCAGTTGGGCTGGGGCATGCGCCAGGCACACCAGTTGGCCCGCCTGGGCCAGGATGCGCGCGCCGGCTGGGTTCAACTGGGCATCGATGTCCTGCAGGCGCACGATGTCAAGGCGCACCAGTTGAGCAAGCCGGATGCGACGCAAGCACCCGAGGGCTGGCCCGCCCTGCTTGCGCACCTGCACCAGCGGGCCACGGACAACATCCAGGCGGGACTCAAGGCTTGCCAGGTGCTGCCCGCCAAAGAGACGCAAGCCCTGCTCCCTCTGCGCGTGCTCGCACACCTGTATCTGCAATTGATCGACGAGATCGCCAACCAGGGAGACCGCGTCCTGCATGAACGCATCGTGCTGACACCGTTGCGTAAATGGTGGGTGGCGCAACGCGTGAAGTGGGGCCTGCTGCGCTGAAGCGCTGGTGGGCCCTCACCGGCCGTAAGGTGCCGCCAGAGGCTCGCCCACGAACAGCCCCTGCTGGGGCCACATCACGCTTTTCCAGTAGGCTTCCAAGGCCGTGGCCCCTTGCACATAGAAGAGCAGGAGCACCTGGGGGTTGGGGAACTTCTGCACGTGCGCACAAGGCTCACTGGTGGTGCCATAGCTCGCCGTGGCACCCGCCTCGATCCAAGAGAGCACGCTCATCTGGCCGTGCGGGTCATCCAGCTTGCCGCCAAATGAGGTCAGGTGGTCGGCCAGCGCACCGGGCACGAAGTTCACACTGTCCAGGCCATCCACGGTGGCACGGCCCGTCATGTAGAGCAGCACCCGGTCCACATTGCGCAAGGCATCGGTCTGGTCCAGGAACACGTTGAGCCCCACCTTGGGCTCGGGCCCGGCGGGTGGGAAGAAGACCTGGCGCACGCTGCGCACGCTGTCCGAGGTGGTCACGAAGTGCACATCCACAGGCGGGGCACCGCGCAGCCCGAGGGTGCCGTCCGAGCGCACGCCGCGGTCGATCAAGGCCTTGGCTCCCTCCACATCCCGGGCTGCCAGCAGCATACTGGGGCGAATGTGGTGATCTTTATAGGGTTTGGTCGATATCGAACCAAAGTAGGAAGATGGCCGCCCCTTGTCGCAGGTCTTGCTGCACAGGCGCCCGTCATAGCCCAACGCCAGCGCGCCAGTGATGGAGTTGCAGTCCACGCTGAAGGGTTGCTTCCAGGCCAGCGCCAGCCCCTGGACACGACCGCCGTAGAACTCGTCCACCTTTTTCGAGAAAGCCTCGAACTCCTGGGGCGTCAGGCTCGGCTTGAGGGGCAGGCTGACCCGCAGGATCTGGTCTGCAGGAATGCGGCGGGCTTTGGCGTAATAGGCCCCGACCTGCACCGAGTAAGGATCGTCCTCGTTGATGACCAGGCCCATGTCTTTTGCCGTGAGTCGCCCGTACATCCTTGGAAAGGGCGAAAGCCATTTGCGCACTGGGGCCGAGGCCGCCGAGGCGGGCGGCGCATTCACGGCCCCCGAAGAAGCCGCCTGGGAGGCCGGGTTGCCGCTGGCGGCGACGTCCTTCTCCGGGGCGTTGCTGGGCTGGGCCGACGCCATACAGCCAAGGCCGGCAGCCACAAGGCCCACGAAAAAAAGGCGAAACAAGGACACGGGGCGTCGAGCGCGGCACCAGATTGGCGCGTTGAAACTGGAAATGGTCATAGGCGTTATGAAATGCCGAAAACGACATGCCAAAGGGGCGAAATGCGCTCAAGGCACAGATTATTTCGCCGATTGATGGGGGGTTCCACCTTTCAAAATCCCTTCTCACGGAGGAAAACCCCGATGAGTGACTCCAAAGCAGCATCCACTTCGATCCAGGTTCTCAGCAGAATGTTCAGTCTGCTGGACACACTCGCGCGTGACGGAGGTGCGGTTTCACTGAAATTGATCAGCGAGCAGACCGGTCTGCACCCCTCCACCGCCCACCGCATCCTCAATGACCTGGCCGTTGGCGGCATGGTCGAGCGCTCCGGCCCTGGCGCCTACCGCCTTGGCCTGCGCCTGCTGGAGCTGGGCAACCTGGTCCGCGCCCGACTGGATGTGCGTGATCTGGCCGTGCGCCCCATGCAGGAATTGCACCGCCTGACCGGCTTCCCGGTTTCCCTGTTTGTTCGCCAGGACGATGATGCCTTGTGCATCGAGCGCACGGTGTCCGAGCGCAATGGCGTGCAGGTCACCCGCGTGATGGGCCTGCGCGTGCCGCTGACGAGCAGCGCCGCCGGCAAGGTGCTGCTGCTCAATGAAACCGGCTCAGCCTTGCAAGCCTTGTCCGCCAACCAACCTGGCCTGCCTGCCGAGCTGTCCCTGATTCGTCAGACCGGTCTCGCACAGGAAGGCGAAGGGCAAGACCCTTCCCTGCAGCTGGCCGCCGCACCGATTCTGGACGACCAGGGCCGCGTGGCAGCCAGCCTGGCGCTCAACGCACCCGCATCACGCATCAGCCCGGAATGGGGCGAGGCGCTGAAGAACACGGCCCAGCGCGTGTCGGGCAGCCTGGGCTGGAGCCACGCCTGACCAGGCCCGGCCCCACCAAAAAAAAGCCTCCCGAGGGAGGCTTTTTTCATGGGCCCGCGCCAGCGCGCGGACCTGCTCAGATCACGAAGTGACCTTGTTGTGTTCGGGCAGGCTGCTCAAGGCACCCTTTTGCGTGGCCGACTCGATCCAGCGGCGAACACGTTCGGCGTCGGCCTGGCGAGAATACTTGCCCGAGGAATCCAGGAACACCATGATGAACTTGCGGCCGGCCATCTTGGCCTGCATCACCAGGCAGCGCCCGGCTTCCACGATGTAGCCGGTCTTTTGCAGGCCGATGTCCCAGGCGGGGTTGCGCACCAGGCTGTTGGTGTTGTGGAACTGCAGTTCACGACGCCCCACGCGCACGGCGTATTCGTGCGAGGTGGACAGCTCACGGATCAAGGGCTGCTGGTAGGCCGCCTTGACCAGGGAGGCTAGATCCTTGGCGCTGGACTGGTTGCCGCTGTTCAGACCCGTGGGGTCAACATATTTGGTGTCAGCCATGCCCAGGGAACGGGCCTTGGCATTCATCGCCATGACGAAAGCAGACAAGCCGCCAGGATAAGTGCGGCCCAGCGCATGCGCCGCGCGGTTCTCGGAGGACATCAGCGCCAGGTGCAGCAATTCGCCGCGCGTCAGGGTGGCACCAACGGCCAGACGCGAGCTGCTGTTCTTTTCGGTGTCCACGTCTTCCGAGGTCACCGTGATCTGGTCTTCCAACGGCAGCTTGGCTTCGACCATCACCATGGCCGTCATCAGCTTGGTGAGCGACGCGATGGGCAGCACGGCCTCGGAATTCTTGGCAAACACCACTTCATTGGTGTCCTGGTCCATCACCAGGGCCACGCTGGACTTCAGGTCCAGAGGGTCTTGCGTGTGATGCAGGCCATAGAGCTGGCCGAAGGAAGCACCGGAAGCGCTGGACGCTGCTGCCAGGTTGGATGCAGGCTTGATGGCGCTGGCGGCATTGATCGAAACCGGTGTCAGCTTGGCGGGTTCAGCCGAATTGTTGACAACGGCGCGAGTTACTGCCGAACGAGACGCCGCCGAACGAGATGCCGTCGAACGAGGCGCGGCATGAACGGCGCGAACGCGCGATTTACCGTGACGAACGACCTTCTTGCTCTTGACGGTGTGCGCCGACGCATGGCGAGCCTTGGTGGCGGCTTCAACAGAGGTCGTAGCCGTGAAAGACAGCACGGAAACGAGTGCAATCACAAGCCAGTTTTTATTCAATTTCGAGCACACCACAGTACAGCCCTTTCGTCTTCACGCAAGTGTAATAAAAAAACGCGCAAGATCAAAGACTTACGCGTTCTTTATCAAGCGGTCTGGCTAATCAGACCACCGTCGTGCGGGTCAACCCTGTGCGGCCACCCTCTCGGACTTGCTGTGCAGCTTGTTCAACGCAGAGAGATAGGCTTTGGCTGACGCCACAACGATGTCCGGATCTGCCCCGACCCCATTGACAACGCGCCCGCTATGCTGCAAGCGAACTGTGACCTCTCCTTGCGATTCTGTGCTTCCGGACGTGATCGCATTCACCGAGTAAAGGACGATTTCCGCGCCACTTTTCACGACAGCCTCGATTGCCTTGACACTGGCGTCGACAGGGCCATTGCCATCGCTCTCGGAACGGTGTTCCTGCTCGCCGGCCGCAAACACGATGCTGGCGTGCGGGCGCTCCCCCATCTCCGAGCGCTGTGACAAGGCCACCAGGCGGTAGTGCTCCTGCTCGTTGGTGACGCTCTCGTCGCCCACCAGGGCGATGATGTCTTCGTCAAAGATTTCGCTCTTGCGGTCGGCCAGTTCCTTGAACTTGGCGAAGGCGGCGTTGATTTCGGCTTCCGAATCCAGGTCGATGCCCAGGTCCTGCAGGCGTTGCTTGAAGGCGTTGCGGCCCGAGAGCTTGCCCAGCACGATCTTGTTGGCGGCCCAGCCCACGTCTTCGGCACGCATGATTTCGTAGGTGTCGCGGGCCTTGAGCACGCCGTCCTGGTGGATACCGGAGGCGTGGGCAAAGGCGTTGGCGCCGACCACGGCCTTGTTGGGCTGCACGACGAAACCGGTGGTTTGCGACACCAGGCGCGAGGCGGGCATGATCTGCTGGGTCTCGATGCCCACGTCCAGACCGAAGTAGTCACGGCGGGTGCGCACAGCCATCACGACCTCTTCGAGTGCGCAGTTGCCGGCACGCTCACCCAGGCCGTTGATGGTGCACTCCACCTGGCGCGCGCCGCCGATCTTGACGCCGGCCAGGGAGTTGGCCACGGC contains:
- a CDS encoding squalene/phytoene synthase family protein gives rise to the protein MNSSSPLPSSDVFPHPGSSLYYALATAPAGRSAALRLWLQWWHETAQIPFKIHDPGVAETKLRWWLQELQDAAKGQAHHPLLKGLLSAPASKDAGALPDWPLWASQIEGLLTLVHQTRWLDDASLQRHAQQTTGAACEGAACLLGASSEAAKQAASQLGWGMRQAHQLARLGQDARAGWVQLGIDVLQAHDVKAHQLSKPDATQAPEGWPALLAHLHQRATDNIQAGLKACQVLPAKETQALLPLRVLAHLYLQLIDEIANQGDRVLHERIVLTPLRKWWVAQRVKWGLLR
- the tig gene encoding trigger factor, producing the protein MAINVETLDKLERRITLSLAADVLQSEVDARLKKLARTVKADGFRPGKVPMNVVAQRYGYSVQYEVVNDKLGEAFAQAAQEAQLRVAGQPRISEKEGGPVEGQLQFDATFEVYPEVKIGDVASVEVERVTAEVNDAAIDRTIEILRKQRRTFAQRPAAEAAADGDRVTIDFEGKIDGVPFEGGKAEGFQFLVGEGQMLEAFEKAVRGMKAGDSKTFPLKFPDDYHGKDVAGKEADFLVTVKKVEAQNLPELNEEFIKGLGLADGSLDALRADIKRNLEREVKFRVAARNKAAVMEALLKLVDFDLPQSLVAAESDRLVEGAREDLKARGIKDADKAPIPAEMFKPQAERRVRLGLTVAELVKANNLQAKPEQLQAHIQELAQSYEQPAQVVAWYMSDRQRMAEVEAVVIEGNVADFVLSKAKVTDKALGFEELMGQQAAA
- a CDS encoding IclR family transcriptional regulator, encoding MFSLLDTLARDGGAVSLKLISEQTGLHPSTAHRILNDLAVGGMVERSGPGAYRLGLRLLELGNLVRARLDVRDLAVRPMQELHRLTGFPVSLFVRQDDDALCIERTVSERNGVQVTRVMGLRVPLTSSAAGKVLLLNETGSALQALSANQPGLPAELSLIRQTGLAQEGEGQDPSLQLAAAPILDDQGRVAASLALNAPASRISPEWGEALKNTAQRVSGSLGWSHA
- a CDS encoding efflux RND transporter permease subunit produces the protein MSHKPDSSNEAQGAWPQGQRFNISRWALEHPALTRYLMVVLMLLGLAAYFQLGQDEDPPFAFRIMVVRAYWPGTTAQQMAEQVTDKIERTLQEVPYADKIQSYTKPGESFTLFMVKDSSPPKEIPNLWYQVRKKVGDMRYTLPQGVIGPFYNDEFGDVYGSIYALSADGFSQEELRQFADRARSDLLRVPGVAKVELFGVQAEKIFLEIPQFKLAQLGLDLQQVIQQLNAQNGVEGAGVYNGDRTNVQMRVNGAFQNVEQLKQMPLRVLNPATGQARTFRLGDIATVRRGYEDPPVTKVRHQGKQVVALGISMAKGGDIIELGKNLSAATERIKASLPVGIELDQIQNQPQAVSNSVGEFVHALVEAVVVVLAVSFLSLGLHTKPLRLDVWPGLVVGITIPLVLAVTFLVMDLWGVGLHKISLGALIIALGLLVDDAIIAVEMMVHKLEEGYDKMRAATAAYDITAMPMLTGTLITAAGFLPIGMANSAVGEYTFAIFAVTAAALLISWVVSVYFVPYLGQWLLRTRPKIQAGEGELADLYDTPFYSRFKALVNWCVAHRWITIAITLGALFLGFVGMGKVQQQFFPDSSRPEIIVDLWLPEGSSFDSTEDVARRFEARMMKEPGVKTVSSWIGSGLPRFYLPMDQIFPQSNVSQIVVLPQDAAMREQIRHKLPTILATEFPEVRTRVKLLPNGPPVPYPVQFRIVGDDVTTLRHWAEEAKTMMRAHPDMRGVNDNWNESVKSIRLSVDQDKARALGVTTQSIAQASQVLTSGTTVGQYREGDRLIDIALRSPQSERQTLSALDNAYVPTASGKMVPVLQVAKPKLVWEPGVLWRDGRHFAITVQGDVRDGIQGPTVSQALWPKMKELEAKMPEGYHVQLAGTAEESTKGQGSIFANVPAMLFIIFTLLMLQLQSFSRALLVFLTGPMGIAGVAMALLASDRPFGFVAMLGVIALMGMIMRNSVILIDQIEQDRARGVPAWDAIVGAAVRRFRPIVLTAAAAVLAMIPLTRSAFWGPMAVAIMGGLIVATLLTLLALPAMYAAWFRVRHQSTTA
- a CDS encoding TIGR03790 family protein, which codes for MGLVINEDDPYSVQVGAYYAKARRIPADQILRVSLPLKPSLTPQEFEAFSKKVDEFYGGRVQGLALAWKQPFSVDCNSITGALALGYDGRLCSKTCDKGRPSSYFGSISTKPYKDHHIRPSMLLAARDVEGAKALIDRGVRSDGTLGLRGAPPVDVHFVTTSDSVRSVRQVFFPPAGPEPKVGLNVFLDQTDALRNVDRVLLYMTGRATVDGLDSVNFVPGALADHLTSFGGKLDDPHGQMSVLSWIEAGATASYGTTSEPCAHVQKFPNPQVLLLFYVQGATALEAYWKSVMWPQQGLFVGEPLAAPYGR
- a CDS encoding 2-isopropylmalate synthase, with protein sequence MTDKLIIFDTTLRDGEQSPGASMTREEKLRIARQLERLKVDVIEAGFAASSNGDFEAIKSIADVIKDSTVCSLARANDRDISRAAEALKGANSWRIHTFIATSALHMEKKLRMSPEQVLEQAKLSVRFARNLTSDVEFSAEDGYRSDLDYLARVCEAVINEGATTINIPDTVGYAIPELYGNFIKTLREKVPNSDKAIWSVHCHNDLGMAVANSLAGVKIGGARQVECTINGLGERAGNCALEEVVMAVRTRRDYFGLDVGIETQQIMPASRLVSQTTGFVVQPNKAVVGANAFAHASGIHQDGVLKARDTYEIMRAEDVGWAANKIVLGKLSGRNAFKQRLQDLGIDLDSEAEINAAFAKFKELADRKSEIFDEDIIALVGDESVTNEQEHYRLVALSQRSEMGERPHASIVFAAGEQEHRSESDGNGPVDASVKAIEAVVKSGAEIVLYSVNAITSGSTESQGEVTVRLQHSGRVVNGVGADPDIVVASAKAYLSALNKLHSKSERVAAQG
- the pbpG gene encoding D-alanyl-D-alanine endopeptidase, with amino-acid sequence MIALVSVLSFTATTSVEAATKARHASAHTVKSKKVVRHGKSRVRAVHAAPRSTASRSAASRSAVTRAVVNNSAEPAKLTPVSINAASAIKPASNLAAASSASGASFGQLYGLHHTQDPLDLKSSVALVMDQDTNEVVFAKNSEAVLPIASLTKLMTAMVMVEAKLPLEDQITVTSEDVDTEKNSSSRLAVGATLTRGELLHLALMSSENRAAHALGRTYPGGLSAFVMAMNAKARSLGMADTKYVDPTGLNSGNQSSAKDLASLVKAAYQQPLIRELSTSHEYAVRVGRRELQFHNTNSLVRNPAWDIGLQKTGYIVEAGRCLVMQAKMAGRKFIMVFLDSSGKYSRQADAERVRRWIESATQKGALSSLPEHNKVTS
- a CDS encoding efflux RND transporter periplasmic adaptor subunit, whose translation is MKLNAHRVPTGLVLLSTALVLALGGCSKEPPAPTPERAVRTLMVSETGGVLEREFSADIRARTESRLGFRVPGKVARRLVELGQAVRAGQVLGQLDPQDLRLQQDAARAGLAAAEANATQAAADLKRFKELKAQGFISEAELERHNTMATTAEASLRQARAQAGVQSNQTSYAALVADAAGVITSVDMEPGQVVNAGMPVLTLAHDGPRDAVFAVPEDLGQAVRGLVGKKDAIKVRRWGSNDWVPATVREVAAAADPATRTFLAKADVGKAGFELGQSASVAFNTPVRVAGGVRIPLYALAERDGKSIVWVLDAQSMTVKPTPVVTGDVTGNVILIAKGLAPGQEIVTAGVHALNPGQKVHRYQPATAPADGNGATAASAVKP